The Vespula vulgaris chromosome 2, iyVesVulg1.1, whole genome shotgun sequence genome has a segment encoding these proteins:
- the LOC127061807 gene encoding LIM/homeobox protein Lhx3 isoform X3 yields the protein MTMISFEMLSRETLPLEGIYQRAREEMLTPPQSSPESQHRRNTSNNIADNTTCHDMHPLDQPAVDLGLPPHIPEILYSSIPKCGGCQEAILDRYVLKVLERCWHARCLTCRDCGARLTDKCFARNGHVFCKDDFFKCGRRFGTKCAGCGQGLAPSQVVRRAQELVYHLTCFSCALCSRQLDTGDEFYLMEDRKLVCKPDYEQAKAKELADGGSIDGDQPNKRPRTTITAKQLETLKLAYNTSPKPARHVREQLSQDTGLDMRVVQVWFQNRRAKEKRLKKDAGRTRWSQYFRSMKGTSAGGHSPRHDKLLDKDELKVDLDSTFGHHDLSNDSYGTVVNMGLDGEGASPGGGGNSGSGGPPRGYLGATTPPYLSTSRSPSLPPQFPYPPDAGLSVYTTLGGPGGMVPGPASDLSNESSGGGGGGGGGGGGYPDFPPSPDSWLGEPPSHAHHHSHYAT from the exons ATGACTATGATAAGCTTCGAGATGTTGAGTCGTGAGACTCTGCCGCTGGAAGGGATTTACCAGCGAGCTCGCGAAGAGATGCTCACTCCGCCGCAAAGTAGCCCGGAGTCTCAGCATCGACGCAACACGAGTAACAACATCGCTGATAATACCACTTGTCACGATATGCACCCTCTCGATCAACCTGCCGTCGATCTCGGCTTGCCCCCGCATATACCGGAAATTCTCTATT CCTCGATACCGAAATGTGGTGGTTGCCAGGAAGCAATCTTGGATAGGTACGTGTTAAAGGTCCTAGAAAGGTGTTGGCACGCGAGATGTCTAACCTGTCGAGATTGTGGAGCAAGACTAACGGACAAATGCTTCGCGAGAAACGGCCATGTCTTTTGCAAGGACGATTTCTTCAAGT GTGGCAGGCGTTTTGGGACGAAATGCGCGGGCTGCGGCCAAGGCTTGGCACCATCGCAAGTGGTAAGGAGAGCGCAGGAGTTGGTGTATCATCTGACGTGTTTCTCCTGCGCACTCTGCTCGCGACAGTTGGACACCGGGGATGAATTTTACCTCATGGAAGATAGAAAACTCGTCTGCAAGCCGGACTACGAACAAGCCAAGGCAAAAG AGCTGGCTGACGGTGGTAGCATCGATGGCGATCAACCGAATAAGAGGCCGCGAACGACGATCACGGCGAAACAATTGGAAACCTTGAAATTGGCGTACAATACCAGTCCAAAACCAGCGAGACATGTTCGAGAACAGCTCTCGCAGGACACAGGTCTGGATATGCGTGTCGTCCAGGTGTGGTTTCAAAACAG GAGGGCAAAGGAGAAGAGACTGAAGAAGGACGCCGGTAGAACAAGATGGTCGCAGTATTTTCGAAGTATGAAAGGGACAAGTGCAGGTGGACATTCGCCTAGGCACGACAAACTACTCGACAAGGACGAACTTAAAGTCGATTTGGATTCGACCTTCGGCCATCACG ATTTGAGTAACGATAGTTACGGGACGGTCGTGAATATGGGATTGGACGGAGAAGGTGCGAGTCCAGGTGGTGGTGGAAACAGTGGTAGCGGTGGACCACCTCGTGGTTATTTAGGTGCAACGACACCACCTTATCTATCGACATCCAGATCGCCGTCCTTACCACCACAATTTCCATACCCACCGGATGCAGGTCTTTCTGTATACACTACTCTCG GCGGTCCAGGAGGTATGGTACCAGGACCTGCATCGGATCTTAGCAACGAATCGAGCgggggtggtggtggtggtggtggtggcggtggtggttaTCCCGACTTTCCACCCTCGCCGGATTCCTGGCTTGGAGAGCCACCCTCGCACGCTCATCACCACTCGCACTACGCCACATAA